In Amycolatopsis endophytica, the following are encoded in one genomic region:
- a CDS encoding AfsR/SARP family transcriptional regulator, translated as MMSYEVLGPLAVNDHGEAFTPTAPKQRQLLAFLLLNANTVVSIESCIAELWEDNPPSSAASTLQTYVLQLRRLLASLPSVGSAPCAKDVLKTRSRGYLLRVGPSQLDVDEFNSFAGQGRAALARRDDGCAALFFRRALSVWHGEPLADVGLGPRLRAWVAGLEERRLGALEQRIEADLRLGTHHEVLAELTALVAAHPTHENFHAQLVLALYRCGRQAQALQVIARLRSVLNTELGLEPSSRMQQLHQAVLTCDARLDASVEWPESVLSLDLLAERRGELADLAPGFAQCLEGSSA; from the coding sequence ATGATGAGCTACGAGGTACTCGGCCCGCTGGCGGTCAACGACCACGGCGAGGCGTTCACACCCACCGCGCCCAAGCAGCGGCAGCTGCTGGCGTTCCTGCTGCTCAACGCGAACACGGTGGTGTCGATCGAATCGTGCATCGCCGAACTGTGGGAGGACAACCCGCCCTCCAGCGCGGCGTCCACGTTGCAGACCTACGTCCTGCAGCTGCGGCGGCTGCTCGCGTCGTTGCCGTCGGTCGGCTCGGCACCGTGCGCCAAGGACGTCCTGAAGACGCGGTCGCGCGGGTACCTGCTGCGGGTGGGTCCCAGCCAGCTCGACGTCGACGAGTTCAACTCCTTCGCCGGCCAGGGCCGCGCGGCGCTCGCCCGGCGCGACGACGGGTGCGCCGCCCTGTTCTTCCGCCGCGCGCTGTCGGTCTGGCACGGTGAACCGCTCGCCGACGTCGGCCTCGGGCCCCGGCTGCGGGCGTGGGTCGCGGGCCTGGAGGAGCGCCGGCTGGGCGCGCTCGAACAACGCATCGAGGCGGACCTGCGGCTGGGCACCCACCACGAGGTGCTCGCGGAGCTGACCGCGCTCGTCGCGGCGCATCCCACGCACGAGAACTTCCACGCGCAGCTGGTGCTGGCGCTCTACCGGTGCGGCCGCCAGGCGCAGGCCCTGCAGGTCATCGCGCGGCTGCGCTCGGTCCTGAACACGGAGCTGGGCCTGGAACCGTCGTCCCGCATGCAGCAGCTGCACCAGGCCGTGCTGACGTGCGACGCCCGGCTCGACGCGTCGGTGGAATGGCCGGAATCGGTGCTGTCGCTGGATCTGCTCGCCGAACGGCGGGGTGAACTGGCCGACCTGGCGCCCGGCTTCGCCCAGTGCCTCGAAGGATCGTCGGCCTGA
- a CDS encoding acyl-CoA carboxylase subunit beta — MTAVAGTDQDARAPLARIGALADAGTVVPRGDRDGGVWAIAQLRGVVCAVFALDPRVSAGAMSAGNCDVIVAAYEHALEAGLPVVGLWHSGGARLQDGIGSLHAVSRVFAVMTRASGRIPQISVVLGAAAGGAAYGPALTDVVIMAPEARVFITGPGIIREVTGEEIDAESLGGPGQHGRTSGVTHVVARSEPDALARAAAIVELLAAPGRIDPAQVPDRPFAHLLPERARRAYDIHPVVEALLDGPPEELHAGWARNIVTALGRLGGATVGVVASNPIRKGGCLDARSAEKAARFVRMCDAFGIPLVVLVDVPGYLPGVKEEWDGVVRRGAKLLHAFAEATVPRVSVILRKAYGGAYIAMNCRGLGADHVLAWPGAEVAVMGATAAVRLLRRRELAAAQDRAALEERLVAEHERDTGGVRAAVELGVVDEVVEPDRTRGAVARALHERGPARGVHGNIPL; from the coding sequence GGCGTGGTGTGCGCGGTGTTCGCGCTCGATCCGCGAGTCAGCGCGGGCGCGATGTCGGCGGGCAACTGCGACGTCATCGTCGCCGCCTACGAGCACGCGCTGGAGGCCGGACTGCCCGTGGTCGGGCTGTGGCACTCCGGGGGCGCCCGGCTGCAGGACGGGATCGGCAGCCTGCACGCGGTGTCGCGCGTGTTCGCGGTGATGACCCGGGCCTCGGGCCGCATCCCGCAGATCTCCGTCGTGCTCGGCGCCGCCGCGGGCGGAGCCGCCTACGGGCCCGCGCTCACCGACGTCGTGATCATGGCGCCGGAGGCACGCGTGTTCATCACCGGGCCCGGGATCATCCGCGAGGTCACCGGCGAGGAGATCGACGCGGAAAGTCTCGGCGGGCCGGGACAGCACGGGCGGACCAGCGGCGTCACTCACGTCGTCGCGCGGTCCGAACCCGACGCGCTGGCGCGGGCCGCGGCGATCGTGGAACTGCTGGCCGCGCCGGGCCGGATCGACCCCGCTCAGGTGCCCGACCGGCCCTTCGCGCACCTGCTGCCGGAACGGGCCAGGCGGGCCTACGACATCCATCCGGTGGTCGAAGCACTGCTCGACGGGCCACCGGAGGAGCTGCACGCCGGCTGGGCGCGCAACATCGTCACCGCGCTGGGCAGGCTCGGCGGCGCGACGGTGGGTGTGGTGGCCAGCAACCCGATCCGCAAGGGCGGGTGCCTGGACGCGCGGTCGGCGGAGAAGGCGGCCCGGTTCGTGCGCATGTGCGACGCGTTCGGCATCCCGCTCGTCGTGCTCGTGGACGTGCCCGGCTACCTGCCCGGCGTCAAGGAGGAGTGGGATGGCGTGGTGCGGCGCGGGGCGAAGCTGCTGCACGCCTTCGCCGAGGCGACCGTGCCGCGGGTGAGCGTGATCCTGCGCAAGGCCTACGGCGGCGCCTACATCGCCATGAACTGCCGCGGCCTCGGCGCCGACCATGTGCTCGCCTGGCCGGGCGCGGAGGTGGCCGTGATGGGCGCGACCGCCGCGGTCCGGTTGCTGCGGCGGCGCGAGCTGGCCGCGGCGCAGGACCGGGCGGCGCTCGAAGAGCGGCTGGTGGCCGAGCACGAGCGGGACACCGGCGGGGTGCGCGCCGCGGTCGAGCTGGGCGTGGTCGACGAGGTCGTGGAGCCGGACCGGACCCGCGGCGCGGTCGCCAGGGCGCTGCACGAGCGGGGCCCGGCGCGCGGCGTCCACGGCAACATCCCGCTGTGA
- a CDS encoding FAD-binding oxidoreductase, translating into MGTVTRRGFVAGTTAAGLGVITGAGGAAAATGGGTGFGPVTVRPSDPRYASLTGGYNYRFLGSPDYYRLAGSAAQVEQAVGEALRAGRRLAVRSGGHCLEGFVNNPGVDAVIDLGEYSGVYFDATRSAFAVEAGATLGQVYDTLYRGWGVTVPGGVCPQVGVGGHVAGGGYGALSRLFGLVVDHLAAVEVVVVGADGTPRTVVATADPADPRHDLWWAHTGGGGGNFGIVTRYWLRSPGASGTDPAALLPAPPATILFSQISWPWSALTETSFTRLVDNFNRWHEANSAPGSPYASLFATLWLNHVRTGNPALTVQLDGARPDARTLLADFVAAITDGVGVAAVPVTGELPWLPAKNRLGFADFGAGVGKRVKNKSSYLRTGYDPEQLAAIHHHLTRTDYPGTSASILLASYGGAINAVTPAATAIPQRDSIIKAQYSVSWTDPAEDTVHIGWARDLYEDLFAATGGAPVSGPVSDGAYINYPDTDLADPARNTSGVPWYTLYYKDNYARLQAVKRTWDPLDVFRHDLSVRPS; encoded by the coding sequence ATGGGCACAGTGACGCGACGCGGTTTCGTGGCGGGAACGACCGCGGCCGGTCTGGGAGTTATCACCGGCGCGGGTGGCGCGGCCGCCGCGACCGGTGGCGGGACAGGCTTCGGCCCGGTCACCGTCCGGCCGTCCGATCCCCGCTACGCCAGCCTGACCGGCGGGTACAACTACCGGTTCCTCGGCAGCCCGGACTACTACCGGCTGGCGGGTTCGGCCGCCCAGGTCGAGCAGGCCGTGGGGGAGGCGCTGCGGGCAGGCCGACGTCTCGCGGTGCGCTCGGGCGGGCACTGCCTGGAGGGATTCGTCAACAACCCGGGCGTCGACGCGGTGATCGATCTGGGCGAGTACAGCGGCGTGTACTTCGACGCCACCCGCAGCGCCTTCGCCGTCGAAGCGGGCGCGACGCTCGGGCAGGTGTACGACACGCTCTACCGCGGGTGGGGCGTCACAGTGCCGGGCGGGGTGTGCCCGCAGGTCGGCGTGGGCGGGCACGTCGCCGGTGGCGGTTACGGCGCCCTGTCCCGGTTGTTCGGCCTCGTGGTGGACCACCTCGCGGCGGTCGAGGTGGTGGTCGTCGGCGCCGACGGCACGCCCCGCACCGTGGTCGCCACCGCCGATCCCGCCGACCCGCGGCACGACCTGTGGTGGGCCCACACCGGAGGCGGCGGCGGCAACTTCGGCATCGTCACCCGCTACTGGCTGCGCTCGCCCGGCGCGAGCGGCACCGATCCGGCCGCGCTGCTGCCCGCGCCGCCGGCCACGATCCTGTTCAGCCAGATCAGTTGGCCGTGGAGCGCGCTGACCGAGACGTCCTTCACCAGGCTCGTCGACAACTTCAACCGCTGGCACGAAGCCAACAGCGCGCCCGGGTCACCGTACGCGTCGTTGTTCGCGACCCTGTGGCTCAACCACGTCAGGACCGGCAACCCCGCCCTGACCGTCCAGCTGGACGGCGCCCGCCCCGACGCGCGGACCCTGCTGGCCGACTTCGTCGCGGCGATCACCGACGGCGTCGGAGTCGCGGCCGTGCCGGTCACCGGCGAGCTGCCGTGGCTGCCGGCGAAGAACCGGCTGGGTTTCGCCGACTTCGGTGCCGGGGTGGGCAAGCGGGTCAAGAACAAGTCGTCGTACCTGCGCACGGGTTACGACCCTGAGCAGCTCGCGGCGATCCACCACCACCTGACCAGAACCGACTACCCCGGCACCTCCGCGTCGATCCTGCTGGCGAGCTACGGCGGCGCCATCAACGCCGTCACACCCGCCGCGACCGCGATCCCGCAACGGGACTCGATCATCAAGGCGCAGTACTCGGTGTCCTGGACCGATCCGGCGGAGGACACCGTCCACATCGGATGGGCGCGCGACCTCTACGAGGACCTCTTCGCGGCCACCGGCGGAGCCCCCGTGAGCGGCCCCGTGAGCGACGGCGCGTACATCAACTACCCCGACACCGACCTCGCCGACCCGGCTCGCAACACCTCCGGCGTGCCCTGGTACACGCTCTACTACAAGGACAACTACGCCCGGCTTCAGGCGGTGAAGCGAACCTGGGACCCGCTGGACGTGTTCCGGCACGACCTGTCGGTGCGGCCGTCCTGA